Within the Pseudomonas guangdongensis genome, the region GATGACCGCCTACCACGAGTCCGGTCACGCCATCCTCGGCTGCCTGTTCCCTTCCGACCCGGTACACAAGGTCACCATCATCCCCCGTGGCCGCGCGCTGGGTGTGACCATCTCGCTGCCCGAGCGCGACCACCATGGCTATAGCCGTATCTGGCTGCACAACAAGCTGAAGATGATCTTCGGCGGGCGCATCGCCGAGGAGATCATCTTCGGCCACGACAAGGTCACCAACGGCGCCACCGGCGACATCGGCCAGGCCAGCCGCATCGCGCGGACCATGGTCACCCAGTGGGGTATGTCCGACAAGCTGGGCTTCCTGTCCTATGCCGAGGAGGAGGGCGAGGTGTTCCTCGGTCGCTCGTCCGGGCGCGGCAGCAGCGTGTCCGAGGAGACCGCACGGCTGATCGACGACGAAGTACGGGCGGTGATCGATGGCAACTACGCGCAGGCCGAGCAGGCCCTGCGCGACAACCTGGACAAGTTGCATGCCATGGCCCAGGCGCTGATGAAGTTCGAGACCATCGACGCCGAGCAGGTTGCCGACATCATGGAGGGTCGCGAGCCGCGCGAGCCCAAGGGCTGGAACGACTCCGGCAACGGTGCTTCGGGTTCGGGCGCCGCCCCGCGCGAAGAGCGTGACGGGCGCGACGAGAAGCCGATCGGCGGCCCGGCCGGGGAGCACTGAGTTCCCGATGAGCCTTCCGTACCTTTTCGACCGGCTGCCCTGCGGCAGTCGGTCGCTCGATCTGTCCCGTCCGCAGGTGATGGGCATCCTCAACGTTACTCCCGACTCCTTCTCCGACGGTGGGCGCTTCAATCAACGTGATGCCGCGCTGCGCCATGCCGAAGCCATGGTGCGTGCCGGCGCCACGCTGATCGACATCGGCGGCGAGTCGACCCGCCCCGGTGCGCCACCGGTCTCCGAGGTCGAGGAGCTGGAGCGGGTCTGTCCGGCCGTCGAGGCGATTGCCCGCGAGCTGGACGTGGTGATTTCCGTGGACACCTCGACAGCGGCGGTGATGCGCGAATCGGCGCGTCTCGGCGCCGGGCTGATCAACGACGTGCGTTCGCTGCAGCGTCCCGGCGCCCTGCAGGCGGCCGCCGCGAGCGGTCTGCCGGTCTGCCTGATGCACATGCGCGGCGAGCCGGGCAGCATGCAGGACGACCCGCAGTACCCGGACATCCATGCCGAGGTGCGCGACTTCCTGGTCGAGCGTATGGCCGCCTGCGAGCACGCGGGCATTGCTCGCGAGCGTATCCTGCTCGATCCGGGCTTCGGTTTCGCAAAGACCCTCGAACACAACCTGCGTCTGTTCCGGCACCTGGAGCGCCTGCACGTGCTGGGGCGTCCGCTGCTGGTCGGCGTGTCGCGCAAGAGCATGATCGGCAAGGTGCTGGACAAGCCGGTGGACGGGCGTCTGTCCGGCAGCCTGGCCTTGGCGGCGCTGGCGATTGCCAAGGGCGCACAGATTATCCGTGTACACGACGTCGCCGAGACGGTCGATGTGGTGCGCATGATTGCCGCCGTGGAATGGGCGGAGTGACATACAGGACTTCATCATGAGCAGAAAGTATTTCGGTACCGACGGCATCCGTGGCCGGGTCGGCGAATTTCCCATCACGCCCGAGTTCGTGCTGCGTCTGGGCTGGGCGGCGGGCATGGCGTTCCGGCGCCGCGGCCACTGCCGGGTGCTGATCGGCAAGGACACACGGATCTCCGGCTATATGTTCGAGTCCGCCCTGCAGGCCGGACTGATCGCCGCCGGCGCCGACGTGATGCTGCTCGGACCGATGCCCACTCCGGCGGTAGCCTACCTGACCCGTACCTTCCATGCCGACGCAGGCATCGTCATCAGCGCCTCGCACAACCCGCACGACGACAACGGCATCAAGTTCTTCTCCGGCAAAGGCACCAAGTTGCCGGACGAGGTGGAGCTGATGATCGAGGAGCTGCTCGATGCGCCGATGGGGGTGGTCGAGTCGGCGCAGCTCGGCAAGGCTTCGCGGGTCAACGACGCGGCCGGGCGCTACATCGAGTTCTGCAAGAGCAGCGTGCCGACCAGCACCGATTTTTCCGGGCTCAAGCTGGTGCTCGACTGCGCCCACGGCGCCACCTACAAGGTCGCGCCCAGCGTGTTCCGCGAACTGGGCGCCGAGGTGACGGTGATCGCCGCGCAGCCCGACGGGCTGAACATCAATGCCGGTGTGGGCTCGACCCACATGGGGGCACTGCAGAAGGCGGTAGTCGAGCAGGGGGCCGATATGGGTATCGCCTTCGACGGCGACGGCGACCGGGTGATGATGGTCGACCATACCGGCGCGGTGGTGGATGGCGACGAACTGCTTTACATCATCGCCACCGACCTGCAGGAGCGCGAACGCCTGCCTGCCGGTTCCGGTGTGGTCGGTACCCTGATGAGCAATCTGGGGTTGGAGCTGGCGCTGGCACGGCGCGAGATTCCCTTCGTGCGCGCCAAGGTGGGCGACCGCTATGTGATGGCCGAGATGCTCGAACGCGGCTGGGTGCTCGGCGGCGAGAATTCCGGGCATATCCTCTGTCGCCAGCATGCGACCACCGGTGATGCGATCATCGCCGCGTTGCAGGTGGTGCTGGCCCTGCGTCGTCGCGGCTTGAGCCTGGCCGAGGAGCGGCTGGCCTGGCACAAATGCCCGCAGGTGCTGATCAACGTGCGTCTGGGCAACGGTGCGGACCCGCTAGAGAGTACCGAGGTGCAGGAAGCCTGTGCGCGGGTCACCGCCGAGCTGGCGGGGCGTGGTCGTGTGCTGCTGCGCAAGTCGGGTACCGAACCGCTGGTGCGAGTCATGGTCGAGGGCGAGGAGGAGGCGCTGGTGCGGCGGCATGCCGAGGCGCTGGCGGCGCTGGTGGCGGAGCTGTGCGCTTGATTGCGCTTGCCAGTTTTTCGGGGCTTGAGTAACATCTGCGCCCACTTTGGACGACGAGGTTTTGCATGCGCCGCCCCCTGGTCGCAGGTAACTGGAAGATGCATGGCACACGTGCCAGCGTTTCCGAGCTGATCGACGGTCTGCGCCTGCAGGACTTGCCGGAAGATGTCGAAGTGGCAGTCATGCCGACCTTCGTGCATCTGACGTCGGTCATCGACGCTGTTGCCGACGGCGCCATCGTCGTCGGTGCGCAGGATTGTGCCTTCGAGCCGATGCCTTGCGCGTTGACCGGCGAAGTGGCTGCCAGTCAATTGATCGATGCCGGCTGTCGCTATGTGCTGGTCGGTCACTCCGAGCGACGTCAGTTGCTGGGTGAGACTGATGCACTGATCGTGCGCAAGTTTGCCGCGGCGCAGGGCGTGGGATTGATTCCGCTGCTGTGCGTCGGCGAAACCTTGGCCGAGCGCGAGGCGGGTCAGACCCTGGATGTGGTGATGCGGCAATTGCGTGCGATTGTCGATGCGCTGGGTGTCGCTGTCTTGGAGCGTGCGGTCATCGCCTATGAGCCGGTCTGGGCCATTGGTACGGGCCTGACGGCAACGCCTGAGCAGGCGCAAGAAGTGCACGCCGCCATTCGCCGCTACATCGCGCAATGCAGCGCGCAGGTGGCGCAAGGTGTGCGGATTCTCTACGGTGGCAGCGTCAAGGCTACCGGTGCAGCCGAGTTGTTCGGCATGCCGGATATCGACGGGGGGCTGGTGGGTGGAGCCTCTCTCAATGCGGACGAATTCGGTGCGATCTGTCGTGCCGCGAGGCGTGAGAGACATGCTTGAGAATGTGATTGTCGTAGTGCATCTGCTGGTGGCGCTGGGTGTGGTTGGCTTGGTGCTGGTGCAGCAGGGCAAGGGTGCCGATGCCGGTGCCTCGTTCGGTTCGGGTGCCTCGGCTACCGTGTTTGGCAGCCAGGGTTCGGCGACCTTCCTGAGTCGCCTAACTGCAGTGCTGGCAACGATTTTTTTCGTTACGAGCTTGGGTTTGGGGTTTTACGCCAAGCAAAAAGCGGATATGATAGGCGCCGCTGGATTGCCTGATCCGGCAGTCCTCGAGATTCAAGGCAAGCCTGCCGCAGAAGATGTTCCTGCAGTAGGTGCGCAAAAACCGGCAGCATCCGATGTGCCGGTAGCCGAAGTGCAAAAGCAGTAAGCGTTGCTCAAGGCGTAAAGATTTTGCCGAGGTGGTGGAATTGGTAGACACGCTACCTTGAGGTGGTAGTGGCCATAGGCTGTAGGGGTTCGAGTCCCCTCCTCGGTACCATACAAAAAGCCCGCGTAATGCGGGCTTTGTTGTTTCTAGAGCATAGTGGTTGACCGTTCGTTGGCGGCTCTGTATAGTTTGCCAACTCAGACGCGGGGTGGAGCAGTCTGGTAGCTCGTCGGGCTCATAACCCGAAGGTCGTAGGTTCAAATCCTGCCCCCGCAACCATTTATTCAAAAGGCCCCTTTTCAAGGGGCCTTTTGCTAGGTGGACAGTTATCGTCGCTCTTGGAGGCGACTACCTACGGGATGGGCGTTGCGCCCATTTTTTGTTTGCACAACATGCGGAGGCGACAGGTGTCGAGCAAGCTAGAACAGTTGCAGGCCTTGCTGGCCCCGGTGGTCGAGGCGCTTGGCTATCAGTGCTGGGGCGTCGAATTCATTTCCCAGGGGCGGCATTCGCTGCTGCGGGTCTACATCGATCATGCCGACGGCATTCTCATCGACGACTGTGAAAAGGTCAGTCGACAGATCAGTGCCGTGCTGGATGTAGAGGATCCGGTCAGCGGCGAGTACACCCTGGAAGTCTCCTCTCCGGGAATGGACCGCCCCCTGTTCACCCTCGAACAGTTTGCTGCCCACGCGGGCGAGCAGGTGAAGATCCGGCTGCGCTCGCCCTACGAAGGGCGACGCAATTTCCAGGGGGTGCTGCGCGGCGTGGAAGAGCAGGACGTGATCGTCCAGGTCGAGGATCACGAGTACCTGCTGCCGATCGAGTCGATCGACAAGGCCAACATCATTCCCCGGTTTGACTGAAGCGCGGATCCAGCGGGTCCCCATGGATTGCGAAAGGCGAGGCCTACGATGAGCAAAGAAGTACTGCTGGTAGTGGAGTCGGTATCGAACGAGAAGGGCGTACCGGCCGGCGTGATTTTCGAGGCGCTGGAGCTGGCGCTGGCCACTGCCACCAAAAAGCGTTACGAAGACGAGGTCGACGTGCGCGTGTCGATCAATCGTCAGAGCGGCAACTATGAAACCTTCCGGCGCTGGACCGTGGTCGCCGACGATGCCGTGGAGAATCCGGCAGCCGAGCTGACCCTGGACGAAGCGCGCGAGAAGAAGGAAGACGCCCAGCTGGGCGAGCTGATCGAAGAGAAGATCGAGTCCATCGAGTTCGGCCGCATCGCTGCACAGACCGCCAAGCAGGTGATCGTGCAGAAGGTTCGCGAGGCCGAGCGTGCCCAGGTGGTCGACGCCTACCGCGAGCGTCTGGGCGAGATCATTGCCGGCACGGTGAAGAAGGTGACCCGCGACAGCGTCATCGTCGATCTGGGCAACAATGCCGAGGCCCTGCTGGCGCGCGAACACATCATTGCCCGGGAAACCTTCCGGGTCGGGACGCGGATCCGCGCCCTGCTCAAGGAAATCCGCAGCGAGAACCGCGGCCCGCAGCTGATCCTCTCGCGCACCGCGCCGGAAATGATCATCGAGCTGTTCCGCATCGAGGTGCCGGAGATCGCCGAGGGCCTGATCGAAATCATGGCTGCTGCCCGTGACCCGGGTTCGCGGGCCAAGATCGCCGTACGCTCCAAGGACAAGCGCATCGACCCGCAGGGTGCCTGCATCGGCATGCGCGGCTCGCGCGTGCAGGCGGTGTCCGGCGAACTGAACGGTGAGCGTGTGGATATCGTGCTGTGGGACGATAACCCGGCGCAGTTCGTGATCAACGCCATGGCTCCGGCCGAAGTGGCGGCGATCATCGTCGACGAAGATACCCACACCATGGATATCGCCGTCGCCGAGGACAACCTGGCCCAGGCCATCGGCCGCAGCGGGCAGAACGTCCGCCTGGCCAGCCAGCTGAGCGGCTGGACCCTGAACGTGATGAGCGAGGCCGACATCCAGGCCAAGCAGCAAGCCGAGGTGGGCGACATCCTGCAGCGTTTTGTCGCCGATCTGGGTGTGGATGAGGAATTGGCGGCGGTGCTGGTGGACGAAGGTTTCACCACCTTGGAAGAAATCGCCTATGTGCCCATGGAAGAGATGCTCAGCATCGAGGGCTTTGATGAAGAGATCGTCAATGAGCTGCGCTCCCGTGCCAAGGATCGCCTGCTGACCAAGGCGATCGCCACGGAAGAGAAGCTCGCGGACATTCATCCGGCGGAAGACCTGCTGGAACTGGACGGCATGAGCAGGGAGCTGGCCATCGAGCTGGCCCTGCGTGGTGTCGCCACCCGCGAAGACCTGGCCGAGCAGTCGATTGACGACCTGCTCGAGATCGACGGCATGAACGAAGAGCGTGCCGGTAAGCTGATCATGGCCGCCCGAGCCCATTGGTTCGAGTAAGTGGTCGCGGCCTGAGGAGAGAAGTGCATGACGCAAGTCACGGTGAAAGAGCTGGCCCTGGTGGTCGATACACCGGTAGAGCGCCTGCTGCAGCAAATGCGTGAGGCAGGTCTGCCGCACAACCGCGCCGAGCAAGTGGTGACCGACGAAGAGAAGCAGAAACTGCTGGCGCATCTGAAAAGCAGCCACGGTGAGAAGTTGGAAGAGCCCAAGAAAATTACTCTCAAGCGCAAGACGACCAGCACCCTGCGGGTGGCTGGCAGCAAGACCATCAGTGTCGAGGTCCGCAAGAAGAAGACCTTCGTCCAGCCCGATGCCAGCGAAGCGGTAGCCGTCGAGCCCAAGCGCGAGGCGGTCGAGAAGCGCAGCGAAGAGCGTCCGGCCGTCGAAGCTCCGCGTAGCCGGCCGCAGGCCGAGCCGCGTCGCGACGACGCCGAGGATGCCCGCATCCGCGCCGTCGCCGCCCGTCAGGCAGCCGCTCAGGCAGCGGCTGCCCAGCCGCTCGAGGCGCCCAAGCCGGCCGCCGCCGAGCGCGGCAACGATGCTCGCCGTGCCGCGCCCAAGCGCGAGGACGACGAGCGCCGCGAGCGCAAGCAGGCGCAGCCGCGCCCGTCGCTGAAGGAAAAGGCACCGGCCCCGCGTGTCGCACCGCGCAGCACCGACGAGGAAAGCGATGGCTTCCGTCGTGGTGGGCGTGGCAAGGGCAAGCACAAGAAGCGCAATCAGCATGGCTTCCAGAGCCCGAGCGGCCCGATCGTGCGTGATGTCAGCATCGGCGAGACCATCACCGTGGCCGAGCTGGCCGCGCAGATGTCGGTCAAGGGCGCCGAGGTGGTCAAGTTCATGTTCAAGATGGGCACTCCGGTGACCATCAATCAGGTGCTCGATCAGGAGACCGCTCAACTGGTGGCCGAGGAAATGGGCCACAAGGTGAGTCTGGTCAACGAGAACGCCCTGGAAGAGCAACTGGCCGAGTCCCTGAAGTTCGAAGGCGAAGCCAAGTCGCGCGCTCCGGTGGTCACCGTCATGGGGCACGTCGACCATGGCAAGACCTCGCTGCTCGACTACATCCGCCGCACCAAGGTGGCGACCGGCGAAGCGGGTGGCATCACCCAGCATATCGGCGCCTACCACGTGGAAACCGACCGCGGCATGGTCACTTTCCTCGACACCCCCGGCCACGCCGCGTTTACCGCGATGCGTGCCCGTGGCGCCAAGGCCACCGACATCGTCATCCTGGTGGTGGCAGCCGACGACGGCGTGATGCCGCAGACCCAGGAAGCCGTGCTGCACGCGAAAGCGGCCGGCGTGCCGATCGTGGTCGCGGTCAACAAGATCGACAAGCCGGACGCCAACCCGGACAACATCAAGAACGGCCTGGCCGCGCTCGATGTGATTCCGGAAGAGTGGGGCGGCGATGCGCCCTTCGTGCATGTGTCGGCCAAGTTCGGTACCGGTATCGACGAACTGCTCGAAGCCGTGCTGCTGCAGGCCGAGGTGCTGGAACTGACCGCAACGCCGAGCGCTCCCGGGCGTGGCGTGGTGGTCGAGTCGCGCCTCGACAAGGGTCGCGGTCCGGTGGCTACCGTGCTGGTGCAGAACGGCACCCTGCGTCAGGGCGACATCGTCCTGGCCGGCGTCAACTATGGCCGCGTGCGTGCCATGCTCGACGAGAACGGTCAGCCGATCAAGGATGCCGGTCCGTCGATTCCGGTGGAGATCCTCGGTCTGGACGGCACCCCGGAAGCCGGTGACGAGCTGACCGTGGTCGCCGACGAGAAGAAGGCGCGCGAAATCGCCCTGTTCCGTCAAGGCAAGTTCCGCGAGGTCAAGCTGGCGCGCCAGCAGTCGTCGAAGCTGGAAAACATCTTCGAGACCATGGGGCAGGACGAGAAGAAGACCCTCAACATCGTGCTCAAGACCGATGTGCGCGGAACTCTCGAAGCGCTGCAGGGCTCGCTGTCCGACCTGGGCAACGACGAAGTGCAGGTGCGCGTGGTGGCCGGCGGCGTCGGTGGCATCACCGAGAGCGACGCCAACCTGGCGCTGGCCTCCAACGCCGTGCTGTTCGGCTTCAACGTGCGCGCCGACGCCGGTGCGCGCAAGATCGTCGAGCAGGAAGGTCTGGACCTGCGCTACTACAACGTCATCTACGACATCATCGAGGACGTCAAGAAGGCGCTCACCGGTATGCTCGGCAGCGACGTGCGGGAGAACATCCTCGGCATCGCCGAAGTGCGCGACGTGTTCCGTTCGCCGAAGTTCGGCGCCATCGCCGGCTGCATGGTGGTCGAGGGCACCGTCTACCGCAACCGTCCGATCCGCGTGCTGCGCGACGACGTGGTGATCTACGAGGGCGAGCTGGAGTCGCTGCGTCGCTTCAAGGACGACGTCTCCGAGCTGCGTGCCGGCATGGAGTGCGGTATCGGCGTGAAGAGCTACAACGACGTGCGCGTCGGCGACAAGATCGAAGTGTTCGAGAAGGTCCAGGTGGCACGTTCGCTGTAAGGCGACAGCAGCCATGAAGCTGGAAGTCGGGGGCGGTCGACCATGGGTCGTCTGCCTGTGGCTTCCGGCTTCAGGCGTTTTTGGGGTTCAATGAATTTATGGCCAAAGAATACAGTCGCACCCAGCGCATCGGCGATCAGATGCAGCGCGAACTGGCGCAGCTGATCCAGCGCGAGATCAAGGACCCGCGTCTGGGTCTGGTGACCCTGACCGGCACCGAAGTCAGCCGTGACCTGTCTCATGCCAAGGTGTTCTTCACCGTGATGGGCCAGGACGATGACGAGCAGAAAGTCGCCCTCAACCAGAGCATCCTCAAGGATGCCGCTGGCTACCTGCGCATGCTGCTGGGCAAGTCGCTCAAGCTGCGCACCGTGCCGCAGCTGCATTTTCTCTACGACGAGAGCGTGCGCCGCGGTGCCCACCTGTCGGCGCTGATCGAGCGTGCGGTGGCCGAGGATCGCCACCAGCAGGACAAGCCGGAAGCGGGCAAGGAGTAAGGCGTGGCCCAGGTGAAACGTATCCGCCGTGCGGTCAGCGGCATCCTGATCCTCGACAAGCCGCATGGCTTCAGCTCCAACGCCGCGCTGCAGAAGGTGCGCTGGCTGCTCAACGCCGAGAAGGCCGGGCACACCGGCAGCCTCGATCCGCTGGCCACCGGCGTGCTGCCGCTGTGCTTCGGCGAGGCGACCAAGTTCTCCCAGTACCTGCTGGATGCCGAGAAGGGCTACGACACCGTCATGCACCTGGGCGTCACCACCAGCACCGGCGATGCCGAGGGCGAAGTGCTCGAGCGCCGCGAGGTGGCGGTCGCGCGCGAGCAGCTGGAAGCGCTGCTGCCGCGCTTCCGTGGTGCGATCCAGCAGGTGCCGCCGATGTACTCGGCGCTCAAGCGCGACGGCCAGCCGTTGTACAAGCTGGCGCGCGCCGGCGAAGTGGTGGAGCGCGAGGCGCGTTCTGTTACTATTGAGCGCCTTGAGCTGACCCGCTTCGAGCCGCCGTTCGCCGACCTGTCGGTGCGCTGCAGCAAGGGCACCTACATTCGCAGCCTGGTCGAGGATCTCGGTCAGGCGCTGGGTTGTGGAGCCCATGTCGCCGAGTTGCGCCGCACCCAGGCCGGGCCCTTCGTGCTGAGCCAGGCGGTGAGCCTGGAGACGCTGCTGGCCGCCCACGAAGAGGGCGGCGCCGAGGCGCTGGATCGCTTCCTGCTGCCGGTGGACAGCGGTCTGGAGCACTGGCCGGTGGTGCAGCTGTCGGAGCACAGCGCCTATTACTGGCTGCACGGGCAGCCGGTACGCGCTCCCGAGGCGCCGAAGTTCGGCATGCTGCGGGTGCAAGATCACGAGGGTCGCTTCATCGGTATCGGTGAGGCGACCGACGACGGGCGCGTGGCGCCGCGTCGACTGATTCGGTCCTGAGGACCGGACGAGGGTGGCTGTCAGCAGGCACGGTCACGCCTCCATTCATGAAAACGGGGAACCTCCCCGGCCTGTTACCTCAGAGGAAAGTCCGTCATGGCACTGAGCGTTCAAGAAAAAGCCCAGATCGTTAACGAGTACCAGCAGGCTGCTGGCGATACCGGCTCTCCGGAAGTGCAGGTTGCCCTGCTGACCGCCAACATCAACAAGCTGCAGGGTCACTTCAAGGCCAACGCCAAGGACCACCACAGCCGTCGTGGTCTGATCCGCATGGTCAACCAGCGCCGCAAGCTGCTGGACTACCTGAAGGGTAAGGATGCCAACCGTTACAGCGCACTGATCGCGCGTCTGGGTCTGCGTCGCTAAGACGTGGTTCCCCTCCGGAAGCTGGGTGTTCGCAATGGGTAGTCTGGACCTCGTGTCCGCTGCCGGTTTCGGGCCCCCAGCTTTCGGCCTTTTCAGGCCATCGACGAAAGCTGCCCGCCGCGGGCGAGTTTTCGTCGATGACCTGTCGGTGGCGCCGTGGCGCCGCCGGTCAGCGTCTCCCGCTTTCCCCAAGGCAACACAGAGAAGGAAAACACCGTGAATCCGGTCATCAAGAAATTCCAGTTCGGTCAGTCGACCGTCACCCTCGAAACCGGGCGCATCGCCCGCCAGGCCAGCGGCGCCGTGCTGGTCAGCACCGACGACGTCAGCGTGCTGGTCACCGTGGTCGGCGCCAAGCAGGCCGACCCGGGCAAGGGCTTCTTCCCGCTGTCCGTGCACTACCAGGAAAAGACCTACGCCGCCGGCCGCATCCCGGGTGGCTTCTTCAAGCGTGAAGGCCGTCCGAGCGAGAAGGAAACCCTGACCTCGCGCCTGATCGACCGCCCGATCCGCCCGCTGTTCCCGGAAGGCTTCATGAACGAGGTGCAGGTGGTCTGCACCGTGGTGTCGACCAACAAGAAGTCCGATCCGGACATCGCCGCGATGATCGGCACCTCCGCCGCCCTGGCGATCTCCGGCATTCCCTTCGAAGGTCCGATCGGCGCCGCCCGCGTCGGCTACCACGACGAGCTGGGCTACATCCTCAACCCGAACTACGAGCAGCTGCAGAGCTCGCGTCTGGACATGGTGGTCGCCGGTACCCAGGACGCCGTGCTGATGGTCGAGTCCGAGGCCGAAGAGCTGACCGAAGACCAGATGCTCGGCGCCGTGCTGTTCGCCCACGAGGAGTTCCAGAGCGTCATCCGCGCCATCCAGGAATTCGCCGCCGAAGCCGGCAAGCCGCGCTGGGACTGGCAGGCTCCGCAGCCCAACACCGCGCTGATCGACGCGGTCAAGGCCGAGTTCGGCGAGGCGATTTCCAACGCCTACACCATCATCATCAAGCAGGACCGCTACGCCGCCCTCGGCGCCCTGCGCGAGCAGGTGCTGGCCAAGTTCGCCGGCGAAGGCGAAGGCCAGTTCCCGGCCGCCGAGGTCAAGGAAGTCTTCGGCCTGCTCGAATACCGCACCGTGCGCGAGAACATCGTCAACGGCAAGCCGCGCATCGACGGCCGCGACACCCGCACCGTGCGCCCGCTGGCCATCGAAGTCGGCGTGCTCGGCAAGACCCACGGTTCGGCGCTGTTCACCCGCGGCGAGACCCAGGCCCTGGTGGTCGCCACCCTCGGCACCGCGCGCGACGCCCAGCTGCTGGACACCCTGGAAGGCGAGAAGAAGGACGCCTTCATGCTGCACTACAACTTCCCGCCGTTCTCGGTGGGCGAGTGCGGCCGCATGGGCAGCCCGGGCCGTCGCGAAATCGGCCACGGCCGTCTGGCCCGTCGTGGCGTCGCCGCCATGCTGCCGACCCAGGCCGAGTTCCCCTACACCATCCGCGTGGTGTCGGAGATCACCGAATCCAACGGCTCCAGCTCGATGGCTTCGGTGTGCGGCGCTTCCCTGGCCCTGATGGACGCCGGCGTGCCGGTCAAGGCGCCGGTGGCCGGCATCGCCATGGGTCTGGTCAAGGAAGGCGACAAGTTCGCCGTACTGACCGACATCCTCGGCGACGAAGACCACCTCGGCGACATGGACTTCAAGGTGGCCGGTACCGACAAGGGCGTCACCGCCCTGCAGATGGACATCAAGATCCAGGGCATCACCGAAGAGATCATGGAGATCGCGCTGAACCAGGCTCTGGAAGCGCGTCTGAACATCCTCGGTCAGATGAACCAGGTCATCGCCAAGCCGCGTGCCGAGCTGTCGGAAAACGCGCCGACCATGATCCAGATGAAGATCGACTCGGACAAGATCCG harbors:
- the rpsO gene encoding 30S ribosomal protein S15; translated protein: MALSVQEKAQIVNEYQQAAGDTGSPEVQVALLTANINKLQGHFKANAKDHHSRRGLIRMVNQRRKLLDYLKGKDANRYSALIARLGLRR
- the truB gene encoding tRNA pseudouridine(55) synthase TruB, which produces MAQVKRIRRAVSGILILDKPHGFSSNAALQKVRWLLNAEKAGHTGSLDPLATGVLPLCFGEATKFSQYLLDAEKGYDTVMHLGVTTSTGDAEGEVLERREVAVAREQLEALLPRFRGAIQQVPPMYSALKRDGQPLYKLARAGEVVEREARSVTIERLELTRFEPPFADLSVRCSKGTYIRSLVEDLGQALGCGAHVAELRRTQAGPFVLSQAVSLETLLAAHEEGGAEALDRFLLPVDSGLEHWPVVQLSEHSAYYWLHGQPVRAPEAPKFGMLRVQDHEGRFIGIGEATDDGRVAPRRLIRS
- the pnp gene encoding polyribonucleotide nucleotidyltransferase — its product is MNPVIKKFQFGQSTVTLETGRIARQASGAVLVSTDDVSVLVTVVGAKQADPGKGFFPLSVHYQEKTYAAGRIPGGFFKREGRPSEKETLTSRLIDRPIRPLFPEGFMNEVQVVCTVVSTNKKSDPDIAAMIGTSAALAISGIPFEGPIGAARVGYHDELGYILNPNYEQLQSSRLDMVVAGTQDAVLMVESEAEELTEDQMLGAVLFAHEEFQSVIRAIQEFAAEAGKPRWDWQAPQPNTALIDAVKAEFGEAISNAYTIIIKQDRYAALGALREQVLAKFAGEGEGQFPAAEVKEVFGLLEYRTVRENIVNGKPRIDGRDTRTVRPLAIEVGVLGKTHGSALFTRGETQALVVATLGTARDAQLLDTLEGEKKDAFMLHYNFPPFSVGECGRMGSPGRREIGHGRLARRGVAAMLPTQAEFPYTIRVVSEITESNGSSSMASVCGASLALMDAGVPVKAPVAGIAMGLVKEGDKFAVLTDILGDEDHLGDMDFKVAGTDKGVTALQMDIKIQGITEEIMEIALNQALEARLNILGQMNQVIAKPRAELSENAPTMIQMKIDSDKIRDVIGKGGATIRGICEETKASIDIEDDGSVKIYGETKEAAEAARQRVLGITAEAEIGKIYTGRVERIVDFGAFVNILPGKDGLVHISQISDKRIEKVTDVLKEGEEVKVLVLDVDNRGRIKLSIKDVAAAEASGV